A stretch of Aerococcus urinaehominis DNA encodes these proteins:
- a CDS encoding TIGR01440 family protein yields the protein MDLTTIAMETRAAVEELLDQAQLKPGDIFVLGLSTSEVQGHKIGKHANLEVGRTIIQTILDILDEKGIYLAVQGCEHTNRAISLERVAAEKYGYEIVNLYPALNAGGAGSVAAFECLEDPVCIEHVTAKAGIDIGDTAIGMHVKFVQVPVRLQIKTIGQAHVTALRSRPKYIGGPRATYDEALS from the coding sequence ATGGATTTAACAACTATTGCAATGGAAACACGGGCGGCGGTTGAGGAGTTACTAGACCAGGCCCAACTCAAGCCAGGAGATATTTTTGTGCTGGGCTTATCCACTTCAGAGGTGCAGGGTCACAAGATTGGTAAGCATGCCAACCTGGAAGTGGGGCGAACAATCATACAGACAATCCTTGATATTTTGGATGAAAAAGGCATTTATCTGGCTGTTCAGGGTTGTGAACATACCAACCGCGCTATTAGTTTAGAACGGGTAGCTGCGGAGAAATATGGCTATGAGATTGTCAATTTATACCCAGCTTTAAATGCTGGTGGGGCTGGGTCAGTAGCGGCCTTTGAATGTCTTGAAGATCCAGTTTGCATTGAGCACGTGACGGCCAAGGCAGGGATTGATATTGGTGACACGGCAATCGGCATGCATGTCAAGTTTGTCCAAGTCCCAGTCCGCCTGCAAATAAAAACAATCGGCCAGGCCCATGTAACGGCACTCCGGTCACGGCCCAAGTATATTGGCGGACCGCGAGCGACTTATGATGAAGCTCTGTCCTAG
- a CDS encoding RluA family pseudouridine synthase, whose translation MKLNVRYEDNHLLIVDKPVNIPVQADASKDLDLLTMAKTYIKEKYNKPGQVYLGLVHRLDRPVGGAIVFARTSKAASRLADQLRRHKIDRKYLAICRGHLTADSGHLVDFLYKDRRKNISYVVDANHDQAKKAILSYQVIASQSDLSLVKVALETGRSHQIRLQLANQDCPLYGDQKYGQAVNQPGQQIALWAYHLSLTHPTTKERIQVTSLPDLTTNPWQQFDIASLDLT comes from the coding sequence ATGAAATTAAATGTACGCTATGAAGATAACCACCTCTTAATTGTCGACAAGCCCGTCAATATCCCTGTCCAGGCAGATGCCTCAAAAGACTTGGACCTACTAACGATGGCCAAGACCTATATCAAAGAAAAATATAACAAACCTGGCCAGGTCTATTTGGGTCTCGTCCACCGACTCGACCGGCCAGTGGGAGGAGCCATTGTCTTTGCTCGCACCTCCAAGGCTGCCAGCCGACTAGCTGACCAATTGCGCCGCCATAAAATTGACCGCAAATACCTAGCTATCTGCCGTGGCCACTTAACGGCAGATAGCGGTCACTTGGTCGACTTTCTTTATAAAGACCGACGCAAAAATATCTCATATGTCGTTGATGCTAACCATGACCAAGCTAAAAAAGCCATCTTAAGCTACCAGGTCATTGCCAGCCAATCGGATTTAAGTCTAGTTAAGGTAGCATTAGAAACCGGCCGGTCTCACCAAATCCGACTCCAGCTTGCCAACCAAGATTGCCCTTTGTACGGCGACCAAAAATACGGCCAAGCAGTTAACCAGCCTGGCCAACAAATTGCCTTGTGGGCCTATCATCTGAGCTTAACCCACCCGACCACAAAGGAAAGGATCCAGGTTACTAGTTTGCCTGATTTGACAACCAATCCGTGGCAGCAATTTGATATAGCGAGTCTGGATCTAACTTAA
- a CDS encoding purple acid phosphatase family protein, whose amino-acid sequence MNRLKKFTILVSSVLTLSAHTITVAPAVLAEEVDPAYGAENGFDLINLSKDKPKVAPVEARNTPNRIATSLTKEPTTSMAFNWYTTDKMDGAIVKVSKSDDMSDAKEFKANIEAVTSEYAERDENGYYIYSAAKVDDEGNLITNDKGEPAEIVGYFTDEQITRDNTQWTADGSKDQDGKIAHLGLVDVKEHIYKATADGLEADTQYYYQVGSADGGFSEVGSFRTAGKAGQEFQFIHYTDTQNAYWNANVNNEAAYGADTVNHALEIAPEADFALHTGDFVETAQVEDEWVDNLDMSQAANLNLPHVYTPGNHDEYTVRWNDEKDLTAFNEHTNVPITNEAVSGGSYYSFDYNGAHFVVLNTNDNKADKKDNPEAGAIGKAQMEWAKKDIKKAKENGANWIVMAYHKPVYSASYHALQDEDVQVVREQMVQVADELGVDIVLQGHDHNLTRTKSLTYTPDNFAYGQIEDTQKETIDGVEYHVNPKGVTYVIPNTSGTKTYDAIYQKGADHVAKVRPKLDWMTDKDTDLRNSLFDIAARPENSPKFAFNHDNYRQSAVQNFASYTVSEDKFLIEFYQVSGDLHNGEERTVELINSYGIVKK is encoded by the coding sequence ATGAATCGTTTAAAGAAGTTTACTATTTTAGTGAGCTCAGTTTTAACCCTCAGTGCTCATACAATAACAGTTGCACCGGCAGTCTTAGCAGAAGAAGTCGATCCAGCTTATGGCGCTGAAAATGGTTTTGACCTAATTAATTTATCAAAAGATAAGCCTAAGGTTGCCCCAGTTGAGGCCCGTAATACACCTAACCGTATCGCAACTAGCTTGACCAAGGAGCCGACCACATCTATGGCCTTCAACTGGTATACCACCGACAAGATGGACGGGGCCATTGTTAAAGTATCTAAATCTGATGATATGAGCGACGCCAAAGAATTCAAGGCTAATATTGAAGCAGTCACTTCCGAATATGCCGAGCGTGATGAAAATGGCTACTACATTTATTCAGCAGCCAAAGTTGACGATGAAGGTAACTTGATTACCAATGATAAGGGTGAACCTGCTGAAATAGTGGGTTACTTTACGGATGAGCAAATTACTCGTGACAACACCCAATGGACTGCGGATGGTTCTAAGGACCAAGATGGGAAGATTGCCCATCTGGGATTAGTAGATGTGAAAGAGCATATTTACAAGGCTACTGCTGACGGTTTAGAAGCTGATACCCAATATTATTACCAGGTCGGTTCCGCTGACGGCGGCTTTTCTGAAGTGGGATCATTTAGAACTGCTGGCAAGGCTGGTCAAGAATTTCAATTCATCCACTACACAGACACCCAAAACGCCTACTGGAACGCTAATGTCAATAATGAAGCCGCATACGGTGCTGACACGGTCAATCATGCTCTTGAAATTGCTCCTGAAGCTGACTTTGCGCTCCATACTGGAGACTTCGTAGAAACTGCCCAGGTCGAAGATGAGTGGGTAGACAATCTTGACATGTCGCAAGCAGCAAACTTAAATCTACCTCATGTGTATACACCAGGCAACCATGATGAATACACTGTACGTTGGAATGATGAAAAAGATTTAACGGCCTTTAATGAACATACCAATGTGCCAATTACTAATGAAGCTGTTTCTGGTGGTTCTTATTACTCCTTCGACTATAACGGCGCTCACTTTGTTGTTTTAAATACGAACGACAACAAGGCAGATAAAAAAGATAACCCAGAAGCTGGCGCTATCGGCAAGGCCCAAATGGAATGGGCTAAAAAGGATATTAAAAAAGCCAAAGAAAATGGTGCCAATTGGATTGTTATGGCCTATCATAAGCCAGTTTACTCAGCATCCTACCACGCCCTACAAGATGAAGATGTTCAAGTTGTCCGGGAGCAAATGGTTCAAGTTGCTGATGAACTAGGTGTTGATATTGTCTTACAAGGTCACGACCACAACCTAACCCGAACCAAGTCTCTTACTTATACCCCGGATAACTTTGCCTATGGTCAAATTGAAGATACCCAAAAAGAAACAATCGACGGTGTTGAATACCATGTCAATCCTAAAGGTGTTACCTATGTTATCCCTAACACCTCTGGAACCAAAACCTATGATGCTATTTACCAAAAAGGTGCCGACCACGTGGCTAAAGTCCGTCCTAAATTAGATTGGATGACTGATAAAGATACTGACCTCCGGAACTCACTTTTTGATATTGCTGCCCGACCAGAAAACTCACCTAAATTTGCCTTTAACCACGATAACTACCGTCAATCCGCTGTGCAAAACTTTGCATCTTATACAGTAAGTGAAGACAAATTCCTGATTGAATTCTACCAGGTATCAGGTGACCTACATAATGGTGAAGAACGTACAGTTGAGTTAATTAACTCGTACGGAATTGTTAAGAAATAA
- the rlmD gene encoding 23S rRNA (uracil(1939)-C(5))-methyltransferase RlmD gives MKQTPPVKKNDRLEVEIEDLTYERLGLAKVNGFPLFIANALPTEKCLVHVVKVTKRFAYAKLVERYNDAAIRVPLVDEDGLRVGTMPLQHMAYEAQLAFKQDQVQRLLAKSKLEAIPVKATLGMDDPWHYRNKAQVPIGQKDGQLYTGFFRKGSHDILPIEDYQIQLPGIDEALQTVIDILNDYRVSAYNEKTHQGQLRHLIVRRAYYTNEMMIILVVNGQGLAEEAAISQTIVAQVPSVVSVVLNSNQAKTNVIMGPNSRVLYGEDYYQDRMLGLDFMISSQSFFQVNTAQAEVLYQEAIKAAELTGQEKVVDAYCGIGSISLNLAKQAGQVYAMEIVPAAIDMAKKNARINELDNVHFEVGKAEDVMPQWQDQGLDFDVVVVDPPRKGLAPSFIDAAVATNPDRIVYVSCNPASLVRDLEIFAEQGYQTQYIQPVDMFPQTHHIESVALLTKVKTDKS, from the coding sequence ATGAAGCAAACACCACCAGTTAAAAAGAATGACCGTTTGGAAGTGGAAATTGAAGATTTAACTTACGAGAGATTGGGGTTAGCTAAGGTAAATGGCTTTCCCTTGTTTATCGCCAATGCCCTGCCGACCGAAAAATGCTTGGTCCATGTGGTAAAAGTGACCAAGCGCTTTGCCTATGCCAAATTGGTTGAACGTTATAATGATGCGGCTATCCGTGTGCCCCTAGTTGATGAGGATGGTCTGCGCGTTGGAACTATGCCCCTCCAGCACATGGCTTATGAGGCCCAGTTAGCCTTCAAGCAGGACCAAGTTCAACGCCTTTTAGCTAAAAGCAAACTTGAAGCTATTCCTGTTAAAGCAACTTTAGGTATGGATGATCCCTGGCACTATCGCAACAAGGCCCAGGTGCCAATTGGCCAAAAAGATGGGCAACTTTATACCGGCTTTTTCCGTAAGGGTAGCCATGATATCCTACCGATTGAGGATTATCAGATTCAACTGCCAGGCATAGATGAGGCCTTGCAGACCGTTATTGACATTTTAAATGATTACCGGGTGTCGGCTTATAATGAGAAGACCCACCAAGGACAGTTGCGCCACTTGATTGTTCGTCGTGCCTATTATACTAATGAGATGATGATTATCTTGGTCGTCAATGGTCAAGGCTTGGCTGAAGAAGCAGCCATTAGCCAGACGATTGTGGCCCAGGTACCAAGTGTGGTATCTGTTGTGCTCAATAGTAACCAGGCTAAGACTAATGTTATTATGGGACCTAACAGTCGGGTGCTCTATGGAGAGGATTACTACCAGGACCGTATGCTAGGCCTAGATTTTATGATATCTAGCCAGTCCTTTTTCCAAGTAAATACCGCTCAGGCTGAGGTCTTATACCAAGAAGCTATCAAGGCAGCCGAGCTAACTGGTCAAGAAAAAGTAGTTGATGCCTATTGTGGGATTGGTTCAATTAGTCTTAACCTAGCTAAACAAGCTGGTCAAGTTTATGCTATGGAAATTGTGCCAGCTGCTATCGATATGGCCAAGAAAAACGCTCGCATTAACGAGCTTGATAATGTTCATTTTGAAGTGGGTAAGGCTGAAGACGTTATGCCCCAGTGGCAGGACCAAGGGCTGGATTTTGATGTAGTGGTGGTTGATCCTCCACGCAAGGGCCTAGCGCCTTCCTTTATTGATGCGGCAGTTGCCACTAATCCTGACCGAATTGTCTATGTTTCCTGCAATCCGGCTAGCCTAGTAAGAGACTTGGAAATTTTTGCCGAACAAGGTTACCAAACCCAATATATTCAACCGGTTGATATGTTCCCGCAGACCCATCACATTGAATCAGTCGCATTATTGACCAAGGTAAAGACAGATAAATCGTAA
- a CDS encoding SDR family NAD(P)-dependent oxidoreductase, with the protein MSEKIVITGSSSGIGAACVAYFLAKGHSQIYGLDTNPQPPVTDNPNYTHISCDISQATQLPDLDQVSVLINNAGQQTPSEKYRGGDLATNLVGTILCTEKYGLQPSIKAIVNLASVSAHNGAEFGEYTASKGGVLAYTKWTAKEIAQYGAVCNSLSFGGVITELNQPVMDDTDLWAQIMAETPPKKWVTAEEAAQWVYFMAIINRSCTAQDIIVDNGEFYNHNFIWEND; encoded by the coding sequence ATGTCTGAAAAAATTGTTATTACCGGGTCCTCATCAGGTATTGGCGCGGCCTGCGTAGCCTATTTCTTGGCTAAAGGGCATAGCCAAATTTACGGGCTAGATACCAACCCCCAACCGCCTGTAACCGACAATCCAAACTATACCCATATCAGCTGCGATATTTCCCAAGCTACACAACTACCAGACTTAGACCAGGTCAGCGTCTTGATTAATAATGCGGGCCAGCAGACGCCTTCAGAAAAATATAGAGGCGGAGATCTAGCTACTAACCTGGTTGGTACGATATTATGTACTGAGAAATATGGCCTCCAACCTAGCATTAAGGCCATCGTCAACCTCGCCTCAGTTTCTGCCCATAACGGCGCTGAGTTCGGCGAATATACTGCTTCTAAGGGTGGTGTCCTAGCCTATACCAAGTGGACCGCCAAAGAAATCGCCCAATACGGAGCTGTCTGCAATAGCCTCTCATTTGGTGGTGTCATCACTGAACTCAACCAACCTGTGATGGATGATACTGATTTATGGGCCCAAATTATGGCCGAAACCCCCCCCAAAAAATGGGTGACCGCCGAAGAAGCCGCCCAGTGGGTCTATTTTATGGCTATAATCAACCGGTCCTGCACCGCCCAAGATATTATTGTCGATAACGGTGAATTCTATAACCATAACTTTATTTGGGAAAATGACTAA
- the gatA gene encoding Asp-tRNA(Asn)/Glu-tRNA(Gln) amidotransferase subunit GatA yields the protein MNRYEETFRGLNEKLVAGELTSVELVEKTLERIKNLDQTYNAFITLNEEKALEAAKASDERGYTSDRPLQGIPIAIKDNILTDGLLTTAASKMLSNFEPIFSATVVEKLEAAGAIIIGKTNLDEFAMGASTETSYYGNTLNPWDTDRVPGGSSGGSAAAVASGEVVASLGTDTGGSIRQPSAFTDLVGMKPTYGRISRWGVIAFGSSLDQVGPMTRTVEDNALLLEVLSGADQYDSTVSDQPIPNYVEEIKKGVKGLKIAVPKEFFGETVDPEVCEIVKGAINTLKELGAEVEEISLSHIKYGVPAYYIISSAEASSNLQRFDGIRYGYRSPEAQNLEEVYIKSRSEGFGLEVKRRIMLGSFALSSGNYEAFFKKASQVRRLLRQAFEKTFAEYDLIVGPVATHTAGKFGVNDENPAKTYQEDILTVPVNLAGLPGMSVPAGFASDGLPVGLQIIGNYFDEATMYRAAYALEEATDFSDKHPE from the coding sequence ATGAATCGCTATGAAGAGACTTTTCGTGGTTTAAACGAAAAATTAGTAGCAGGTGAATTGACATCTGTTGAATTAGTTGAAAAGACCTTGGAACGGATTAAAAACTTAGACCAAACCTATAATGCCTTCATCACTTTGAACGAAGAAAAGGCCTTAGAAGCAGCTAAGGCTAGTGATGAGCGCGGTTATACTAGTGACCGTCCCCTACAAGGGATTCCAATCGCAATTAAAGATAATATCTTGACCGATGGCCTGTTAACGACTGCTGCGTCAAAAATGTTATCTAATTTTGAACCAATTTTTTCGGCCACTGTGGTTGAGAAATTAGAAGCAGCAGGTGCCATTATTATTGGTAAGACCAACTTAGATGAGTTCGCCATGGGTGCTTCAACCGAAACTTCTTATTATGGCAACACCCTTAACCCTTGGGATACTGATCGGGTACCAGGTGGTTCATCTGGTGGTTCAGCTGCAGCAGTAGCTTCTGGTGAAGTAGTAGCGTCTCTAGGTACTGATACTGGTGGTTCTATCCGGCAACCATCCGCCTTTACTGACTTAGTTGGTATGAAACCAACTTACGGGCGGATTTCACGCTGGGGTGTGATTGCCTTTGGTTCATCTTTAGACCAAGTAGGGCCAATGACTCGGACTGTTGAAGATAATGCCTTACTATTAGAAGTATTGTCAGGTGCTGACCAATATGATTCAACCGTTTCTGACCAACCAATTCCTAATTATGTGGAAGAAATAAAAAAAGGCGTTAAAGGCTTGAAAATTGCTGTGCCAAAAGAATTCTTCGGTGAAACAGTGGATCCTGAGGTCTGCGAAATTGTTAAAGGCGCCATTAATACCCTGAAAGAATTAGGTGCCGAAGTTGAAGAAATTAGCCTGTCTCATATCAAGTATGGGGTACCAGCCTACTATATTATTTCTTCAGCAGAAGCTTCTTCAAACTTACAACGTTTTGATGGTATTCGTTATGGTTACCGGTCACCTGAAGCTCAAAACTTAGAGGAAGTGTATATTAAATCACGCTCGGAAGGTTTTGGCCTAGAGGTTAAACGCCGGATTATGCTCGGCTCATTTGCTCTGTCTTCAGGTAACTATGAGGCCTTCTTTAAAAAGGCTAGCCAAGTTCGCCGGTTACTTCGTCAAGCTTTTGAAAAGACCTTTGCTGAATATGATTTAATTGTTGGTCCGGTTGCGACCCATACTGCTGGTAAATTTGGTGTTAACGATGAAAATCCTGCTAAAACTTACCAGGAAGATATCTTAACTGTACCAGTAAACTTGGCAGGTCTACCAGGTATGTCTGTGCCAGCCGGTTTTGCTTCTGATGGTTTACCAGTTGGTCTACAAATCATTGGTAACTATTTTGATGAAGCGACCATGTACCGGGCAGCTTATGCTTTAGAAGAAGCAACAGACTTCTCAGACAAACACCCAGAGTAA
- the gatB gene encoding Asp-tRNA(Asn)/Glu-tRNA(Gln) amidotransferase subunit GatB — protein MNYETVIGLEIHVELKTDSKMFSPSPAHFGAEPNTNTNVIDWGYPGVLPKMNKGAIEKSIMAALALNCEINNDQYFDRKNYFYPDNPKAYQTTQLDKPIGEHGYVEIEVEGEKKKIRINRLHLEEDAGKLIHGKDGHSYVDLNRQGTGLMEIVSEADMRSPEEAYAYLEKVKEIILYTGVSDVKMEEGSMRCDANISIRPFGQEEFGTKTELKNLNSFNFVRRGLAYEEKRQAKVLNSGGEILQETRRYDESTGKTILMRVKEGEADYRYFPEPDLPPFHVTDEEIQAIKEQIPELPQARRERYVSEYDLPEYDAGVLTLTKEMSDFFDASVAAGADPKQASNWLMGEVSAYLNSEEKALDEISLTPENLAGMIALVEDGTISSKQAKKVFTILAKEGGDAKEVVEREGLVQLSDPAQLLPIINEVLDNNQKSVDDFKAGKDRATGFLVGQIMKATRGQANPQVVNQLLREELEKR, from the coding sequence GTGAATTATGAAACAGTCATTGGACTTGAGATCCATGTGGAATTAAAAACTGACTCGAAAATGTTCTCGCCATCACCTGCTCATTTCGGTGCCGAACCCAATACCAATACGAATGTGATTGATTGGGGTTACCCAGGTGTTTTACCGAAAATGAACAAGGGCGCCATTGAAAAATCAATTATGGCGGCCTTGGCTCTGAACTGTGAAATTAACAACGACCAATACTTCGACCGAAAGAATTACTTCTATCCAGACAATCCCAAGGCTTACCAAACAACTCAGTTAGACAAGCCAATCGGTGAACATGGTTATGTAGAAATTGAAGTTGAGGGCGAAAAGAAAAAAATCCGCATCAACCGTCTCCACTTAGAAGAAGATGCTGGTAAATTGATCCACGGTAAGGATGGCCACTCTTATGTGGACTTGAACCGTCAAGGAACTGGTTTAATGGAGATTGTTTCTGAAGCCGATATGCGGTCACCAGAAGAAGCCTATGCTTACCTCGAAAAAGTTAAAGAAATTATCCTTTATACTGGCGTTTCTGACGTTAAGATGGAAGAAGGTTCAATGCGTTGTGATGCCAATATCTCTATCCGTCCTTTTGGCCAAGAAGAGTTTGGTACTAAGACTGAGCTTAAGAACTTGAACTCCTTTAACTTTGTCCGCCGCGGTTTAGCTTACGAAGAAAAGCGTCAAGCTAAGGTCTTGAACTCAGGTGGTGAAATCTTACAAGAAACCCGTCGTTATGACGAAAGTACTGGTAAGACGATCTTGATGCGGGTTAAAGAGGGAGAAGCTGACTACCGTTACTTCCCTGAGCCAGACCTACCACCATTCCACGTAACTGACGAAGAAATCCAAGCGATTAAGGAACAGATTCCTGAATTGCCACAGGCTCGTCGGGAACGCTATGTTAGTGAGTATGATCTACCAGAATACGATGCTGGTGTCTTAACCTTAACCAAGGAAATGTCTGACTTCTTTGATGCCTCAGTAGCGGCTGGTGCTGATCCTAAGCAGGCTTCTAACTGGTTAATGGGTGAGGTTTCTGCCTACCTAAATAGTGAAGAAAAAGCCCTAGATGAAATCAGCCTAACCCCTGAAAATCTAGCCGGCATGATTGCCCTGGTTGAAGATGGTACGATTTCAAGCAAGCAGGCTAAGAAAGTCTTTACTATTTTAGCTAAAGAAGGCGGCGACGCTAAAGAAGTAGTCGAAAGAGAAGGCCTAGTACAATTATCTGATCCAGCTCAATTATTACCAATTATCAACGAGGTCTTGGATAACAATCAAAAATCAGTTGATGATTTTAAAGCTGGTAAAGACCGGGCAACTGGCTTCTTAGTGGGACAAATTATGAAGGCGACCCGTGGTCAAGCTAACCCACAAGTCGTCAACCAACTTCTACGTGAAGAATTAGAGAAGAGATAA
- the gatC gene encoding Asp-tRNA(Asn)/Glu-tRNA(Gln) amidotransferase subunit GatC, protein MEFTNEEIQHIANLSKLAFNDEEVAMIRDQFANIVNMVQELDQVDTEGVEAMAYATDVHNIMREDQAQAGTDRDLLMKNVPAQKDGMIEVPAIMNDEGGKA, encoded by the coding sequence GTGGAATTTACTAATGAAGAAATCCAACACATTGCTAATTTATCTAAATTGGCCTTTAATGATGAAGAAGTAGCAATGATTAGAGATCAGTTTGCTAATATCGTGAACATGGTACAAGAACTAGACCAAGTGGATACAGAAGGTGTTGAGGCGATGGCCTATGCGACTGATGTCCACAATATCATGCGTGAAGACCAGGCCCAAGCTGGTACTGACCGTGATCTATTAATGAAGAATGTTCCAGCGCAAAAAGATGGTATGATTGAAGTACCGGCTATTATGAATGATGAAGGAGGCAAGGCTTAA
- a CDS encoding S-ribosylhomocysteine lyase: MAKVESFSLDHDAVQAPYVRLAGREFGDKGDQISKFDLRFLQPNQAELPTGAMHTLEHLLAAYMRDYLDHIIDISPMGCRTGYYMVVWGAPTNEEVAKALKSALEDVVKSTWEDVQGTERKQCGNYRDHSLVGAHEYAKQVLADGISTDAFERQVV; this comes from the coding sequence GTGGCAAAAGTAGAAAGTTTTTCCTTAGACCATGATGCAGTACAGGCCCCTTACGTTCGTTTGGCGGGTCGGGAGTTTGGTGATAAGGGTGACCAAATTTCTAAATTTGATTTACGTTTCTTACAACCCAACCAAGCTGAATTACCAACCGGTGCCATGCATACGCTGGAGCACCTATTAGCTGCTTATATGCGTGACTATTTAGACCATATCATTGATATTTCACCGATGGGATGCCGGACAGGCTACTATATGGTTGTATGGGGAGCACCTACTAACGAAGAGGTAGCCAAGGCCCTAAAATCAGCTTTAGAAGATGTGGTTAAATCAACTTGGGAAGATGTCCAAGGTACTGAACGTAAACAATGCGGTAACTACCGCGACCACTCACTAGTCGGTGCCCATGAATACGCCAAGCAAGTCTTAGCTGATGGTATTTCAACTGATGCCTTTGAGCGTCAAGTTGTATAA
- a CDS encoding SulP family inorganic anion transporter, with the protein MSDQLNGPNEHPDGLGAADTALVGVSVADAQKAEAERLTSGNKGRSGIMADLVASVVNAVSNVPDALATAIMAGVSPIHGLYATIFAPSVGGLLQSSQLTIIGVTVAAAVSKGQALAAVPDEGKLTALVSLSILTGIFLILFGVLKLGRLMKYISYPVMRGFLYGVGILLILNAIPDLVGYSATGANAFTKLFNTLAHIGQWNWAAVFISALTLAMILIFQKTKLKLFASAIALIISGLLVYFTNMDMQIVVDISTIPQGLPKLYLPDLSLLGQLLVPGLSLAAIIAIQGIGVSQMSENPDETPINASRDMIAQGGANIASGFFAGLPVGSSIGSTALNLTLGAQSRLSSILTGLWMVIIILFLPSLIEQVPMPALTALIIMAGVGAVNLQDMKSILLSGWSARLGFIVTLLCVIFFSIPVALGVGIILSIIFNFVVSANDIQVSHLVKAGDGQFAVAEMPEFVPSNDPMVITVEGHLFFAGAQTLQEKLPKVGDSERPVVIIRMRNSNQMGATLIDVLDRYADDLEENGGKLYLSGLDPDQMALLKAAGKLELGQDSELYPEQEILMASTWDAFNDAEAWVKSQVHQDRVQDI; encoded by the coding sequence ATGTCTGATCAATTAAATGGGCCAAACGAGCATCCTGATGGTCTAGGTGCGGCTGATACGGCCTTAGTCGGGGTTTCGGTTGCTGATGCGCAAAAGGCGGAAGCTGAGCGTTTGACATCGGGCAACAAGGGACGGTCGGGAATTATGGCTGACCTAGTCGCCTCGGTTGTTAATGCGGTATCCAATGTACCAGATGCCCTGGCGACGGCAATTATGGCTGGTGTCAGCCCAATTCATGGTCTTTATGCAACTATTTTTGCCCCTAGTGTGGGTGGGCTCTTGCAGTCTTCCCAGTTAACTATTATCGGGGTCACTGTTGCAGCGGCTGTTTCAAAGGGACAAGCCCTGGCAGCAGTGCCTGATGAAGGGAAGCTAACAGCCCTAGTCTCCTTGTCTATTCTGACCGGGATATTCCTTATTTTATTTGGGGTTCTTAAGCTAGGACGCTTGATGAAGTATATTTCCTATCCGGTGATGCGGGGCTTCCTCTATGGGGTCGGTATTTTGCTGATATTAAACGCTATTCCTGATTTAGTAGGTTACTCAGCAACAGGAGCGAATGCCTTTACTAAGTTATTTAATACCCTGGCTCATATTGGCCAGTGGAACTGGGCAGCGGTCTTTATTTCGGCCTTGACTTTAGCAATGATTTTGATTTTCCAAAAGACAAAGTTGAAATTATTTGCTTCCGCCATTGCCTTGATTATCAGTGGTCTCTTGGTTTACTTCACCAATATGGATATGCAGATTGTGGTGGATATCTCAACCATTCCGCAAGGGCTACCCAAGCTCTATTTGCCTGATTTAAGCCTGCTTGGTCAATTGCTGGTGCCGGGCTTATCCTTAGCAGCGATTATCGCGATTCAAGGGATTGGTGTTTCGCAAATGTCAGAAAACCCAGATGAGACGCCGATTAATGCCTCACGCGATATGATTGCCCAGGGTGGTGCCAATATTGCCTCGGGTTTCTTTGCTGGTTTACCGGTGGGTTCTTCTATCGGGTCAACCGCTTTGAACCTGACCCTAGGCGCCCAGTCACGGCTATCATCAATTTTGACTGGTTTGTGGATGGTGATTATTATCCTGTTCCTACCCAGCCTAATTGAACAGGTACCGATGCCAGCTTTAACCGCCCTGATTATTATGGCCGGAGTTGGGGCAGTTAATCTCCAAGATATGAAATCAATTCTGCTTTCAGGCTGGTCAGCCCGGCTTGGCTTTATTGTTACCCTGCTGTGTGTGATTTTCTTCTCTATTCCGGTAGCCTTAGGCGTGGGGATTATCTTATCCATCATCTTTAACTTTGTCGTTTCAGCTAATGATATCCAGGTTTCTCATTTGGTTAAGGCTGGTGACGGCCAGTTTGCGGTTGCTGAAATGCCAGAATTTGTCCCTAGCAATGACCCCATGGTGATTACGGTTGAAGGTCATCTTTTCTTTGCTGGTGCTCAGACCCTGCAAGAGAAGTTACCTAAGGTTGGTGATAGCGAACGACCTGTTGTCATTATTCGCATGCGTAATTCCAACCAGATGGGGGCAACTCTAATTGATGTTTTAGATCGTTACGCCGATGACTTAGAAGAAAATGGCGGTAAGCTCTACCTGTCAGGTTTAGATCCTGACCAGATGGCTCTGTTGAAAGCCGCTGGTAAGTTGGAGCTAGGTCAAGACTCAGAATTATATCCAGAGCAGGAAATTTTAATGGCCTCAACCTGGGATGCCTTTAATGATGCAGAAGCTTGGGTTAAAAGCCAAGTTCATCAAGACCGGGTACAGGATATTTAA